In Thermoanaerobaculia bacterium, the sequence ATCTCCTCTCGACGCTGGCGCTGTCGCTGCTGCTGACGCTGCCGGTGCTGGCGATCACCTTCTACATTCTGCTGCGCGACGCCAAGGGCACCTTCTACGCCCTGGTGCCGAACCTCTGGCCGGTGCTGGTGATTCTCGGCGGCATGGGTTGGTTCGGCGTGCCGCTCGACATCGCGACGGTGATGGTCGCCTCGATCACCCTCGGCCTGGTGGTGGACGACACGATCCACACCCTGGCGCACTACCGCGAGCTGCGCGCCGAGCTCGGGGAGCGCGGCGCGGTCGCCGACCGGATGGAGAAGACCGCGCCGGCCTACCTGTTGACCGGCGTCATCCTCGCCAGCGGCTTCGGGGTCTGCGCGCTCTCCGGCTTCGCACCGACGGCGCGTTTCGGCCTGCTCTCGGCGATCGCCATCATGATCGCCGTGCTCGCCGACTTCACGCTGGTGCCGGCGCTCTTCGGACGCAGCGACATGAGCCGTTCGGTAGTTGGATCGCAGGGCCAGGAGCCGCGCGCGGATTGAGCCGCAGCTCCGGCCGCCAGGGCTGCGCGGTCGGCTCGCCTTCGCGCGGCTGCCCGGCAGAGTCGATCAGCCGCCTGCCCGGGGCGCGGGAGCTTCGATCTCGTAGACGCTCTGCACCGCGCCGCCCGGCAAGGACTCGCGTGGAGAGGTGGCGCAGGGGACGGTCGGCGGTGCCTTGCGCGCGCGCGATTCAGACCCGCAGCCGGGTGCGGAAGCCGCGGGCGGCGTAGTAGGACTGCGCACCGTTGTGGTAGACGAAGACCTTGCCGTAGCGACGATCGCAGAAGAGGGCGCCGCCGAGCCCTCGCACTCCGGCGGGAGTCGCGATCCAGCTCGACGTCTTGAGGTCGAACTCACCGAGCTCCTGCAGCTCCCGATACTCCTCCTCGGTCAGAAGCTCCGTCCCCATCGCCGCAGCCATCTCGAGCGCGCTGCTCTCGGGCCGGTGCTCTTTGCGCGCGACTCGCGACTCGGCGTCGTAGCAGA encodes:
- a CDS encoding DUF4256 domain-containing protein; the encoded protein is MKPKEREALLRTLQTRFEKNMRRHEGVSWAQVQARLEGKGKALESLLAMEATGGEPDVVAGGGRSGELRFCDCSPESPVGRRSVCYDAESRVARKEHRPESSALEMAAAMGTELLTEEEYRELQELGEFDLKTSSWIATPAGVRGLGGALFCDRRYGKVFVYHNGAQSYYAARGFRTRLRV